From the genome of Vicia villosa cultivar HV-30 ecotype Madison, WI linkage group LG2, Vvil1.0, whole genome shotgun sequence, one region includes:
- the LOC131652481 gene encoding uncharacterized protein At5g41620-like, which yields MKSGEKEAQKKENLGIKLRREVLLRKSKAPSTPLPSSSSYSLSLLPNNNKHCTSSVTRDHQTLPTTAATVSVRKLAAALWEFNHYSTLFPMHRPVNNGGAADSRLRRRGHYTLHKDKAPDIGNFLVDASPSSPDQPASASSLRRHVAASLMQHHRAIERNNHALQPLSPASYGSSMEMTPYNPAATPDSSLDFKGRIGEPHYTLKTSTELLKVLNRIWSLEEQHGANISLIKALKTELDHTRIRVKELLRDRQGDRHEIDDLMKQIAEDKLVRKSKEQDRLHAAVQSVRDELEDERKLRKRSESIHRKLARELSEMKSSLTCALKDLEQERTRRKLLEDLCDEFARGINEYEQEVHALKQKSEKDWVQRADHDRLVLHISESWLDERMQMQLEAAQNGFMDKNSIVDKLSLEIETFIKAKQNSRSIENPVVRDRRNSLESVPLNDAVSAPQAVGDDDDDDSVGSDSHCFELNKPSNIGAKVPEEEIVDKNLDETLKSNVKKKKPILREGFKNLIPSSLQMKFGEQMAWALSSNSNKKSQSFDAQEAVATDTRLVEGARISEEPEHFEISENDGFERKNSSSELHSTSKNHIIDNLIRGQLLASEGGNINIHAEHNSYGEASCSNAGWRNQASPVRQWMASLDISEVSKVHSGSKDNTLKAKLLEARSKGQRSRLKALKGSF from the exons ATGAAAAGTGGGGAAAAGGAGGCGCAAAAGAAGGAAAATTTGGGAATAAAGTTAAGGAGAGAGGTTTTGTTACGAAAAAGTAAAGCCCCTTCTACTCCATTaccctcttcttcttcttattcactTTCTCTTTTGCCTAATAATAACAAACACTGTACCAGTTCCGTTACTCGGGACCACCAAACTCTACCCACCACCGCCGCCACCGTCTCTGTTAGGAAGCTCGCGGCGGCTCTCTGGGAATTCAACCATTATTCTACGCTCTTTCCAATGCATCGTCCTGTCAATAACGGTGGCGCCGCCGATTCTAGACTTCGCCGCCGCGGCCATTACACTCTTCATAAGGATAAGGCTCCTGATATCGGTAACTTCTTAGTTGATGCTTCTCCGAGTTCGCCTGATCAG CCAGCTAGTGCAAGCAGTTTGAGAAGGCATGTTGCAGCATCGCTGATGCAACATCATCGGGCAATTGAGAGAAACAACCATGCACTACAACCTCTATCTCCTGCAAGTTATGGTAGTTCCATGGAG ATGACACCTTATAATCCTGCAGCCACTCCTGATAGTTCCTTGGACTTCAAGGGAAGGATTGGGGAGCCACATTATACTCTCAAAACATCTACAGAACTGTTAAAAGTGTTAAACAGAATATGGAGTTTGGAAGAACAACATGGTGCTAACATATCATTGATAAAAGCATTAAAAACAGAGCTAGATCATACACGCATCAGGGTCAAAGAGTTGTTACGAGACCGGCAGGGGGATCGACATGAGATTGATGACCTGATGAAGCAAATTGCAGAGGACAAATTGGTCAGAAAGAGTAAAGAACAGGACCGACTCCATGCTGCTGTTCAATCTGTGAGAGATGAACTCGAGGACGAGAGGAAATTAAGAAAACGGTCAGAGAGCATACACAGGAAACTAGCTCGGGAGCTTTCTGAGATGAAGTCTTCTCTCACTTGTGCTTTAAAAGATTTGGAGCAAGAGAGAACAAGAAGGAAATTATTAGAGGATCTCTGTGATGAGTTTGCTAGGGGAATAAATGAATACGAGCAGGAGGTGCATGCATTGAAACAAAAGTCTGAGAAGGATTGGGTTCAGAGAGCTGATCACGATCGTTTAGTACTCCACATATCTGAATCGTGGCTGGATGAACGAATGCAAATGCAACTGGAAGCAGCTCAAAATGGTTTTATGGATAAGAATTCCATTGTTGATAAACTAAGCCTTGAAATAGAGACTTTTATCAAAGCTAAACAAAATAGTAGAAGTATTGAAAATCCAGTGGTAAGGGATCGCCGGAACTCTTTGGAGTCTGTACCACTGAATGATGCTGTTAGTGCACCACAAGCTGTGGGTGATGACGACGACGATGATTCTGTAGGCAGTGATTCACATTGTTTTGAGTTGAACAAGCCAAGCAACATCGGAGCTAAAGTACCCGAAGAAGAGATTGTGGATAAAAATCTTGATGAGACATTGAAATCCAATGTCAAGAAGAAAAAACCAATACTGCGAGAAGGGTTTAAAAATCTTATCCCATCTAGCTTGCAAATGAAGTTTGGAGAGCAAATGGCTTGGGCCTTGTCATCTAATTCGAATAAGAAGTCCCAGTCATTTGATGCACAAGAGGCGGTGGCCACAGATACAAGGCTAGTCGAAGGAGCTAGAATATCAGAAGAGCCCGAACACTTTGAAATTAGTGAAAATGACGGTTTTGAACGAAAAAACAGCTCAAGTGAATTGCACAGCACCAGTAAAAATCACATTATTGATAATCTCATAAGAGGTCAACTTTTGGCATCAGAGGGCGGTAACATTAACATACATGCCGAACATAATAGTTATGGCGAGGCATCCTGCAGCAATGCTGGATGGAGGAATCAGGCAAGCCCTGTGAGGCAGTGGATGGCAAGTCTTGATATATCTGAGGTTTCCAAAGTGCATTCAGGATCAAAGGATAATACTTTGAAAGCCAAGCTTCTGGAAGCAAGATCCAAGGGACAGCGATCGCGTTTGAAGGCCCTCAAAGGGTCCTTTTAG
- the LOC131650342 gene encoding uncharacterized protein LOC131650342, which produces MFPKAVVCNDVKHNAVKDNVKPVEVKHDVKPEEVKDDVKPIVVEIDVSQRFINRHLFTAREHMLQWIRMVGRKLGFGIVIGRSDNGSNRRQTFVTMRCEQSGMYVPQIRKSKREDTRKRKCGCRFKMREYCNVDEMWKFNVISGTHNHAYKTKLVGHPIVCRLKLEEKKNVSNMSLIRVAPEKYLQI; this is translated from the coding sequence ATGTTTCCCAAAGCTGTTGTATGTAACGATGTAAAACATAATGCAGTGAAGGATAATGTTAAACCAGTTGAAGTGAAGCATGATGTTAAACCAGAAGAAGTAAAGGATGATGTTAAACCGATTGTTGTCGAGATAGATGTTAGTCAACGTTTCATAAATAGACATCTGTTTACTGCTCGCGAACATATGCTTCAATGGATCCGCATGGTGGGCAGGAAATTGGGGTTTGGTATTGTAATTGGAAGGTCCGACAATGGTTCAAATAGAAGACAAACATTTGTAACCATGAGATGTGAGCAAAGTGGCATGTATGTTCCCCAGATTCGGAAGTCAAAACGTGAAGACACCAGAAAGAGAAAATGTGGTTGTCGATTTAAAATGCGTGAATATTGTAACGTGGATGAGATGTGGAAATTTAATGTAATTTCTGGAACACATAACCATGCCTATAAAACAAAGCTAGTCGGTCATCCCATCGTATGTCGTCTTAAACTGGAGGAGAAGAAAAATGTTTCGAACATGTCTCTAATCAGAGTGGCGCCGGAAAAATACTTGCAGATTTGA
- the LOC131647077 gene encoding uncharacterized protein LOC131647077, protein MAASFRWLLQLHKDVPKAARFYSEGLDFTVNVCTPRWAELQSGPLKLALMHSPIDQSNQKEYTSLLSFTVTDINSTVTKLMALGAELDGPIKYEIHGKVAAMRCIDGHVLGLYEPL, encoded by the exons ATGGCAGCGTCGTTCAGGTGGCTATTACAACTACACAAAGACGTGCCAAAAGCCGCTCGTTTCTACTCAGAAGGCTTGGATTTTACCGTCAATGTTTGCACTCCCCGTTGGGCCGAACTTCAATCCGGTCCTCTTAAGCTTGCTCTCATGCATTCCCCCAT TGACCAAAGCAATCAGAAGGAATATACTTCACTGCTATCATTTACCGTGACAGATATCAATAGTACTGTGACCAAACTTATGGCATTAGGAGCTGAACTTGATGGACCCATCAAATATGAAATCCATGGAAAG GTTGCAGCTATGAGGTGCATTGATGGACATGTCTTAGGCCTCTATGAGCCTCTTTAA
- the LOC131652482 gene encoding V-type proton ATPase subunit E-like: protein MNDADVSKQIQQMVRFIRQEAEEKANEISVSAEEEFNIEKLQLVEADKKKIRQEYERKEKQVDVRKKIEYSMQLNASRLKVLQAQDDVVNKMKEAAAKELLNVSGDPEVYGSLLKDLIIQSLLRLKEPSVLLRCREVDLPLVEDVLESAAQEYAEKANLHVPEIVVDKDVYLPPAPNHHNPHDLHCSGGVVLASHDGKIVFENTLDARLDVLFRNKLPTIRKELFGQVAV, encoded by the exons ATGAACGACGCAGATGTCTCCAAGCAAATCCAGCAGATGGTGAGGTTTATCCGCCAAGAAGCCGAGGAGAAAGCCAACGAGATCTCTGTTTCCGCCGAAGAA GAATTCAACATCGAGAAGTTGCAGTTGGTTGAGGCTGATAAGAAGAAGATCCGTCAAGAGTACGAACGCAAAGAGAAGCAAGTTGATGTTCGGAAGAAAAT TGAGTACTCTATGCAGTTGAATGCTTCACGGCTAAAAGTTCTTCAAGCTCAAGATGATGTGGTTAATAAAATGAAAGAGGCTGCAGCCAAGGAACTCTTGAATGTGAGTGGTGATCCTGAAGTGTATGGAAGCCTCTTAAAAGATCTCATTATTCAG AGTTTGCTGAGGCTGAAAGAACCTTCTGTTCTATTGAGGTGCCGGGAAGTGGACCTGCCTTTGGTAGAGGACGTGTTGGAGTCAGCTGCTCAAGAGTATGCTGAAAAGGCAAATCTTCATGTACCAGAGATCGTTGTTGATAAGGATGTCTATCTTCCACCTGCCCCCAACCATCACAATCCCCATGATCTCCACTG CTCCGGAGGTGTGGTATTGGCTTCTCATGATGGAAAGATTGTGTTTGAAAATACTCTTGATGCACGTTTGGATGTATTGTTCCGTAACAAACTCCCAACG ATCCGCAAGGAGCTCTTTGGGCAAGTTGCTGTTTGA